AATCTTCTTCTGATCAATGAAATGCAGAGCTGTCTGCCATTTTATCAAAACATATATTTAATTTCAGCTTTCAAAGGAAAACTCACCATGTCATAAACAGCCCTAACTTCGGTGGTACTTTGTGGGCTTAGACTGAGCGCGTATGTGTCTAGTTTATAAATCTCTGAAGATCTCTGGTTCTAATCTCTGGTATGCCATTTTTTAGGAATATTGCCATGCACAGTGTTGATACCTGGCCTGTTCTTCATTCCAGAATCTCCAAGATGGCTGGTTTGTATACGCAAAGGTTCATATGTTGTGTTGCATCACTCTGAATTCTTATCAACCACTTTTTGTGAATCAATCACAGGCAAAGATGAACAAGATGGATGATTTCGAAACCTCTCTACAAGTATTGAGGGGATTTGAAACGGATATCACCTCAGAAGTGAATGATATTAAGGCAAGAACCTGTATTTTCTTCTGGACCGACTAACTACAAATCTACGCGAAGTACTTTCAGCATAGTCACTGATGTTTTCTTTAACATTGGGCACATTTTGCAGAGAGCGGTAACATCATCAAACAAAAGGGCTGCAATCCGCTTCCAAGAGCTAAACCAAAAGAAATTCCGCATGCCCCTGATAGTAACTTCCTTGACTTTCTGCTGGTTTATTTCGTACAAAAATTCATAACTACAATTTGTAACCATCTTTGTGGTACAACTTGGCAGCTAGGAATTGGCCTGCTTGTTCTACAACAGCTAAGTGGAATCAATGCTGTACTGTTTTATGCAAGTAGCATCTTTAAAGCTGCAGGCAAGTTGTGCAGTTTGTTAGTAAATTTCTTTTAGTTTAAATAGTATTAATCTTGGTGTAGTCAATTTTAGCTTGTATATTTAACACGAAAAACTCTTCAGGTCTTACAAACAGTGACTTGGCCACATTTGCACTTGGAGTTATTCAGGTGTGTAACTAGACAGATGTTTAATTGTCTCGTACTAGTTCACAATAAGTTGCTGACAGCATTTATCTTCAGGTTCTTGCCACTGGAGTAACAACCTGGTTAGTAGACAGAGCTGGTCGACGGATCCTACTCATTGTAattgcctcctcctcctcctcctctccctcctccgTGTGAAACCAGTTTGTTACTGTAGTTGTTTGTAAATATAATTTAGCTCTCACTTCAACTTCCAGATTTCTACTGCCGGGATGACTATAAGCCTTCTTGCCGTTGCTGTTGTATTTTTTGTCAAGGTATGTTCAGGGATCTTTAACATATGGTTCTgacagaaataaaataaaataatccACATACTACCGTCGCATGCGATTGTTGCATGTCTTGGGAATTTTATTTTTATCGGTGATATTATAGCAGGGCTTATTCTATCTGTCCACTTAGTATTTTCTCATATCGTCTTGGTTTATTTGTTGCAGGACACCGTTTCACAAGATTCTCACCTGTATTTCGTATTAAGCATGGTCTCCTTGGTTGCCATCGTGGTATGTCCGTCCATCAAATTGGATAGTTTGCTCTGAAAATATACATCCCAAATACACAGGTTCTGCTTGGAATATTAATTTGATACTTCCTTCAGGCGTATGTGATCGCCTTCTCCTTCGGCATGGGAGCAATTCCATGGGTCATAATGTCTGAGGTATAGTACTTGAGTAGCCAAGCACACTGTATAGCATCTTACTTTGCTCCTAAGATGGCTTTGGCATGTCACTGGAGCATTCAGTCACATAACCATAATTTTGGACTCGTTATGTTTGTAGATCCTCCCGGTTAGCATCAAGAGTCTCGCTGGAAGTTTCGCGACACTGGCCAACTGGCTGACTTCCTTTGGGATAACGATGACGGCGAACCTTCTGCTCAATTGGAGTGCTGGAGGTTCCCACCCTTGTGCTTAATATAAATCTTCCTTAAGATAGGAGTAGCTTATTACTTGACCATGAAACTGACCAAGCTATTTCTGTTTACAATCTCAACAGGTACCTTTGTGTCGTACATGCTTGTGACCGCGTTCACCCTCGTGTTCGTCATCCTCTGGGTGCCGGAGACCAAGGGAAGAACTCTCGAGGAGATCCAATGGTCCTTCCGCTGATCGAGCTCTGTTGCATTCGTCAGATACCACTATTCTTCAAACTGTGTATTTTTCAGTTGTACACAAGTCCAGTGCATTTTTTCTGTCCATAGAATGCTGTATATTCCTGTAACTTTGATTGATTTTTGTAAAGGATTGCGCAGAAGATCGCGTCGATTTTGTTGTGTTCGTCTTGTTGTAGTATCATAAGCCGAG
This Lolium perenne isolate Kyuss_39 chromosome 1, Kyuss_2.0, whole genome shotgun sequence DNA region includes the following protein-coding sequences:
- the LOC127327679 gene encoding sugar transporter ERD6-like 4 yields the protein MNGNSSSKPPAWAAGSGSGGYESGSDHEGAGGMRKPLLVQNTGSWYRMGSRQSSLTAGTSSMAIMKESHVSAFLCTLIVALGPIQFGFTGGFSSPTQDAIIKDLGLSISEFSVFGSLSNVGAMVGAIASGQMAEHIGRKGSLMIAAIPNILGWLAISFAKDTSFLYMGRLLEGFGVGVISYVVPVYIAEISPQNMRGALGSVNQLSVTIGIMLAYLLGMFVPWRMLAVIGILPCTVLIPGLFFIPESPRWLAKMNKMDDFETSLQVLRGFETDITSEVNDIKRAVTSSNKRAAIRFQELNQKKFRMPLILGIGLLVLQQLSGINAVLFYASSIFKAAGLTNSDLATFALGVIQVLATGVTTWLVDRAGRRILLIISTAGMTISLLAVAVVFFVKDTVSQDSHLYFVLSMVSLVAIVAYVIAFSFGMGAIPWVIMSEILPVSIKSLAGSFATLANWLTSFGITMTANLLLNWSAGGTFVSYMLVTAFTLVFVILWVPETKGRTLEEIQWSFR